The DNA sequence ACCTCATCAGTAATGCCATCAAGTTCACGCATGAAGGTGAAGTCCGTGTGCGCCTGGGGTTCGACTTGCAGGGCGAGCACGTCGCGGTGCACCTGACGGTGGAGGATACGGGCGTGGGGATTCCACCGGCCGATCTTTCATCCCTGGGCAGCCCGTTTCGCCAGGCCAGCAACAATCAGCAGTCGGCCCGCAGCGGCACGGGCCTGGGCTTGAGCATCAGCCGAACCTTGTGCGCCATGATGGGCGGACAAATGACGCTCAACAGCACGCTGGGTGCCGGCACCGTGGTTGAGGTCCGTCTGCACCTGCCGCAAGCGCAGCCCGAGGAGCCGGCAGGCCCGCAATCGCCGCTGGAGCCACGGCGTGCGGCACTGCCGCTCAACATCCTGGTTGTCGATGATTACCCGGCCAACCGCCTGCTGCTGCACCAGCAATTGAGTTACCTGGGCCATCGGGTGACCTTGGCCAAGGATGGGCACGAAGGGCTGCGAGGCTGGCTGCGCGAACACTTCGATGTGGTCATCACCGATTGCAACATGCCCGGCCTGGATGGCTACGCCCTGGCCCGGTGTATTCGCGAGGATGAGCGACGCAAGCGCAAGCCGGCCTGCCTGTTGCTGGGTTCGACGGCCAATGCCCAGGTCGACGAGCGGCGACGCTGCCTGCAGGCGGGAATGGATGATTGCCTGTTCAAACCGCTGGAACTCGGCGATCTGGCCGAACGCCTGCATCGTGTCACGCCGGCGAAGGGCAGCAAGGCGGTACTCGAAGCGCAGGTAATGGGTGATGGCTTTGACCTGTCCAGCCTGCGACAACTGACGGGCGGCGATGTGGCTTCGGTCAAGGTTCTGTTGCGGGACCTGCAAAAAAGCAATCACGAGGACCTGCAGCGGCTGGAACTGCTGCAGCGTGAAACTGACCTGGGCGGCCTGGCGGACCTGGTGCATCGGGTCAAGGGCGGCGCTCGCATTATCAAGGCCCGGCATTTGCTGCACGCTTGCGAGCAGCTGGAAAACGCCTGCGCGCGCAGCTCGACGGTCGATCAGATCGACCCCTCGGTCGATGCACTGCGCCAGGCCATGGAGAGCCTTGGCGGCAGCCTGGAACAATTTTGCCAGGGATGACCCCGTGTACCGCAGCCGTGTAGCGCTTTTATAGGATATTTCTGACATGGAGGTGGGAATGCTCCCAATTCAACAGGACGGGTACGGTAGGAACATGAGCGTTGGACTTTTACGAGGGCCTTAATGTGCCTGCCGACTCATTACGTGTACTGGTTCTGGAAAACCATGCTTTCCAGCGTTCGATCGCTGTGAAAATGCTGGGCCAATTGGGCTGCCGGCATGTGTTCGAATCGGCCTACGCTGGCGAAGCACTCGCGCTGCTCAAGCAGGTAGGGGCGGTCGATATCGTCGTTTGTGATTTGCGCTTGGAAGGCATGGATGGCCTTGAGTTCATCCAGCGTGCGGCACAAAAGGCACTGATCAAGCACGGTATCGTCAGCTGCGGCCTGAGCGCCGAATTGCGCCGGGGGGTGATCCGGATGGTCAGCCTGCTGGGTTTGAGCTTCCTGGGCGATGCCGGTAAACCCTTGAAAATTGAAACGCTGGGCCATCTCCTCGACAGTTGTGGTGCTCCAGAACCGCAGGCCCAGGCCGCCGTGTCAGAAGCGAACTGCCTGGACGAATGCGATGTGCGCCGGGGCTTGGCCAACAAGGAATTCTTCGCGTTTTACCTGCCGCGCTGCGACGTTCTCAGCGGTTCCATCAAAGGGGTCGATGTACTGGCGCACTGGGACCATCCCTTGCAGGGGCTACTACCACCGTCCCTGTTCATGCCGGTCATCGAGCGGTGCGGGCTGCTCGACGAAATGCTCCTGACGATGCTGGACCAGGGCCTGGAATTGCAACGTGAACTAATGGTGCAGGGCATTGGTTTCCGTTTGACCTTCGGCTTGCATACCGATCAGCTGTCGAGCCGGCACTTGTCGCTGCGCATCAAATCCTTGCTGCAATTCTATCGGTCGGCGGGTATGGGAATCGGATTCGAATTGACGCCTCAAGGCTTGTTCGAGCCCTCTGCAATGGGGCTGGAAAGCTTGATCCGCTTGAGATTGCTGGGCTGTGATTTGTGCCTTGGCGACTTTGGCGCCAACCAGGCATCCCTGTTGCACTTTTGTCAGTTGCCTTTCAATCAATTGAAGGTGGCCGGGCCGTTCATGACCGACCTCGAGAATCAGCCACGGAACCGGGCCGTGATCAAAAGTTGCCTGATGCTGGCCGATGCACTCGGCCTGGGCGTCACGGTAGCCGGGGTCGAAAACGCCGGGCAACACCTGATTCTCCTGGATATGAACTGCGCCCAGGGGCAGGGGCGTTACTTTGCACCGCCATTGTCGCGTGACGATCTTTCCCGGCGACTCACCTCCAGCGTGTCGCTCATGGGGGACGAAAGCTAGGGGGCCTCGTCCTCTGATGCTCGATTGCGCTCTTGCCACGGAACTGGAAACGCATGGCGCCGGCGCAAGCCAGGAACTCATTGATGACACGCCCTGGTCAGGCCAGCACCGCCACCGACTTGATCTGCGCCCACAGCGCCTGCCCCGGATGCACGCCCAACTGGTCACAGGAGTAGCGCGTGATGCGCGCCAGCAGCGGGGTGCCGCACGCGTCGAGGCTGACCAGCACATGTGCGCTGTTATCGGCCAGACGATGCCCGGTAACCCGTACCGGAAGACGGTTGAGAATGCTCGATTGGCTGTCAGCCTGCAGGCTCAGGCTGACATCGCGGGCCTGCACCTTGAAGCGCAGACGGCTGCCGGTCGCCATCGGGGCATGGGCAACGCGGACCTGCAATTGGCTGTCGGGCAGCTTCAGGCTCAGTAGTTGGTAGCCCGGGTCGTAGCTGCTGACGCGCCCCTCGACGATCACCCCGGCGTCGTCGCCCAACGCCAGTGGCAGGTCGAGACGGGCCAGGGTTTCGCCGATCGGTCCGCTGGCCTGAACCTTGCCTTGTTCGATCAGCACCAGGTAATCGGCCAGGCGTGCCACCTCGTCCTGGGAGTGGCTGATATAGACCAGTGGAATTTCCAGTTCGTCGTGCAGGCGCTCCAGGTACGGCAGGATCTCGCTTTTGCGCTGGTTGTCGAGTGCTGCAAGGGGCTCGTCCATCAACAACAGTCGTGGGCTGGTCAACAAGGCCCGGGCAATACCGACGCGCTGGCGCTCGCCGCCGGACAGGTTGAGCGGTTGCCGGTCGAGCAGATGACCTATGCCCAGAAGCTCGCAAGCCTGATCCAGACGGACCTTGCGTTGCGAGCGAGGGATGCGCCGCCAGCCGTACTCCAGGTTACCGCGCACCGACAGGTGCTCGAACAGGCTGGCCTCCTGAAAGACATAGCCGATGGGCCGTTGGTGGGGGGCGACGAAGAGCCGGCGACTGCTGTCCTGCCAGACTTCGCCATTGACTTCGACATACGCCTGGCGGGCTTTTTCAAGGCCGGCCAGGCAGCGAAGGCAGGACGTCTTGCCCGAGCCCGACGGGCCGTACAAGGCACTGACGCCGCGCCCGGGCAGTTGCAGGTCCACTCCCAGGGAAAACGCCGGATAGTCCAATTGCAAACGGGCATGGATGGACAATGCTCAACTCCAGCCGGGTTTGCCCTGGCGACTTGAATACAGCGCCAGCAGCACAAGAAAGGAAAACACCAGCATGGCCCCGGCCAGCCAGTGGGCTTGCAGGTATTCCATGGCTTCGACATGGTCGTAAATCTGTACAGAGACGACCCGGGTCTTGTCCGGGATATTGCCGCCGATCATCAGCACCACGCCGAACTCGCCCACGGTGTGGGCAAAGCCGAGGATGCTCGCGGTAATGAAGCCGGGCCGGGCTTGGGGTAGCACCACTGAGAAAAAGCTGTCCCAGGGGCTGGCGCGCAATGTCGCGGCGACTTCCAGCGGTCGGTTACCGATGGCGGTGAAGGCATTTTGCAAAGGCTGCACCACGAAGGGCATCGAATAGATCACCGAGCCAATGACCAGGCCGCTGAAACTGAACACCACGGTGCCCAACCCCAGGGCCTGGGTCGCCTGGCCGATCAAGCCATGCGGCCCCAGGGCCAGCAGCAAGTAGAAACCGATGACGGTCGGCGGCAGCACCAACGGCAGGGCAACCACAGCACCCACCGGCCCGCGCAGCCGCGAGCGCGTGCGCGCCAGCCACCAGGCAATGGGTGTGCCGACCAGCAACAGAATCAGCGTGGTCAGTGATGCCAGCTTGAAGGTCAGCCAGATGGCTGACAAGTCGGTTTCATTGAGTGGCATCAGATCTCGTAGCCGTAGGATTTGATGATTGCGGCAGCTTTCGGCCCCTTGAGGTAATCGACCAGGGCCTTGGCCGCTTGGTTGTCCTTGCCTTTGTTGAGGACCACCGCATCTTGCCTGATAGGGTCATGCAGCTCGGCCGGGACGATCCAGGCCGAGCCGCTGGTGACCTTATCGTCCTTGTAGATCTGTGACAAGGCGACAAAGCCCAGCTCGGCATTGCCGGTGGAAACGAACTGGAACGCCTGGGTAATGTTCTGGCCTTCGACCAGCTTGGCCCGGGTCGCTTCGGTCAGTTTCAGTTTCTCCAGCACCTGGGTGGCGGCCAGCCCGTAGGGTGCGGCCTTGGGGTTGGCAATCGACAGGTGCCGGTACTGATTGTCCTTGAGCACTTGGCCCTTGGCATCGACGTAACCGTCCTTGGCCGACCACAGGGCGAGGGTGCCGATTGCATAGGTGAAGCGCGACCCGGCAACGGTTTCGTTTTCGGCTTCCAGTTTTGCCGGGGTGCTGTCATCGGCGGCGAGGAATACCTCGAATGGCGCGCCATTTTTGATCTGGGTGTAGAACTGACCGGTAGCCCCGAATGAGCTGACCAGTTTGTGCCCGGTATCGCGTTCGAAGTCTTTGGCAATGGCTTGGATCGGCGCAGTGAAATTGGCTGCGACGGCGACCTGGACTTCATCGGCCCAGGCGCTGTTCAGATTCAAGGTGACGAGCAGGGCACAAGCGCCGGTGACGGCAAGACGGGGGGCACGCATTCTCATTGAACAGCTCCGGGAGGCGGGGTTTCGTTGTATAAATTAATATATAGCGAATCCACGACAAACGGAAACACGAGCACGAAAGCAACGCTGAGCCCGCTGCCGCCAGGCTGCGCTCGCGCGCGTTAGCGGGCGCAAGATATCAAGGCCGCCGGGGGAGCCCCTGCGGGACTCCAGCGCAGCCTGGCGGCAGCGGCTACGCCGACCGAGGTGCGCCGGATGAAGGTCGCCAGGGTTCGGCGTTACTCGGTTGGCTCAATGCGAAAGTTTGGCCAACGCCTCGCTGGCAAGTTTACGCGTCAGTTCCGCAGCCGGCAGCTCCATCCCCAGGCGCAATGCCTGGCCCGACCAGAGGTTGCTGAAATCGCTGGAACCGGCGGGCTCGGCAATCGCCCGCAATGGCATCAGCGCGCCGCCAGCGAGAGGAAAGGCTGGCGCGTCCGGGCTCATGGGCCCCAGCTCGCGCATGATGCGGGTGTTGATCCCCCGTGCCGGACGACCGGTAAACAGGTTGGTCAGCGCTGTCTCGCTTTCCTTGGCCGTGCCCAGTGCCTGACGGTGGGCCGGGGAAATTTTCGCTTCGGGGCAGAACAGATAGGCAGTACCCAACTGCACGGCGGCAGCGCCCAAGGCGAATGCCGCGACGATGCCGCGAGCATCGCCGATACCGCCGGCAGCAATCACCGGGACCTTGACCGCATCGACGATCTGCGGAACAAGCGCCAGCGTGCCGACCTGAGTGCCGAGGTCTTCGCTCAGAAACATGCCGCGATGGCCGCCGGCTTCATAGCCCATGGCGATGATCGCGTCACAGCCATGCTGCTCCAGCCAGATCGCTTCGTCGACGGTGGTGGCACTCGATAGCACCTTGGCGCCCGTGGCCTTGACGCGATCGAGCAGATGCGGCTGCGGCAGTCCGAAATGAAAACTCACGACGGCAGGACGAAATTCTTCGACCAGTGCACAGGCGGCGTCATCGAAAGGCGCCCGGCTGGACACCGGCGTAGGGGCATCGAAGTCGGCGCCCAGTTCACGGTAATAATTCTTGAGCGATTCCTTCCAGCGTGCGTCGCGTTGCGCATCGGCAGCAGGCGCCTGGTGGCAAAAGAAATTGACGTTCAGCGGGCCGCTGCTGGCCTGACTGAACGCCAGCAACTCCTGACGTATCTGCTCGTGACTGAGGGTGGCGCAGGGGAGGGAACCCAGGCCGCCAGCATTGGAAACCGCAATCGCCATGGCCGAACCGGTGGCGCCGGCCATCGGTGCCTGGAGGATCGGCAGTTCAATGCCCAGCAAGTCGAGGATACGGGTGTCCGGCCATCGGTTCATTGCGTTGTTCTCCAGGGTTGAGGTGGGGGACGTTGAAATTAAAGACGACCGGACTAATCGGGAGGCAAGACTCGGTGGGCAGACTTACAGCGCCTTGCTCACATGTACGTCGGCGATTTCATCGCCGCTCTCGCCATGAATCGCCTTCAGGGCCTCCTTGGCTTCCTCGACAGTGCCCGACTGCAGTTGGGCAAACTCCCAGCGGCGTTCGCCGTTGAGCTTGTAACGAATCACATATTTGGTGGTGCCGGTCACGGGAATACCTGCCTGTGAAGAGTGTTGCGCCGTGTCTCAGCTGAACTTCGAGGACGAGCGGCGGATGATACGAATCTTATGGGCGAAGTTGGGTTTGCGCACTACGCTGCTCGGTCTGGTCCCGGCAGTATCGATGGTGATATTCCAGAAGCCGGTGCTCGGCGCGGTGATCTTGGCCGGAAAGGTGTCGAAAGCGCCGCCGTGGTAGGTGTGTCGACCACCGTTCTTGAAGCTGCGGAAGTTGGCATCGCTCATCAGGCGGATGTTGCAGCGCTGGGAACACTCGATGACGACGATATCGTCTTCGTTGAGATGCTCGCGCTGGTGTACGAATTTCATGTGACTCTCCGGAACGCTTTTTCTGGCAAATCAAAACGATAGCACGAGGCGGGGTCTGGGTGCCCGATTGATGCGCAGGTGATGATAAATCTGCCAGGGCAGGGAGCAAATCGGACTTTGCGTGGTCGAAGCTTTTTTACCCGGAGTATTTCGTTTATGAAGTGGGCTTTGCTGGCGCTGGCAGTAGCGCTGACCGGTTGTGCATCTGTTGCCGAAATTGAACAGAGTCGGGAAACCATGAGCGTTATT is a window from the Pseudomonas sp. LS1212 genome containing:
- a CDS encoding EAL domain-containing protein, encoding MDFYEGLNVPADSLRVLVLENHAFQRSIAVKMLGQLGCRHVFESAYAGEALALLKQVGAVDIVVCDLRLEGMDGLEFIQRAAQKALIKHGIVSCGLSAELRRGVIRMVSLLGLSFLGDAGKPLKIETLGHLLDSCGAPEPQAQAAVSEANCLDECDVRRGLANKEFFAFYLPRCDVLSGSIKGVDVLAHWDHPLQGLLPPSLFMPVIERCGLLDEMLLTMLDQGLELQRELMVQGIGFRLTFGLHTDQLSSRHLSLRIKSLLQFYRSAGMGIGFELTPQGLFEPSAMGLESLIRLRLLGCDLCLGDFGANQASLLHFCQLPFNQLKVAGPFMTDLENQPRNRAVIKSCLMLADALGLGVTVAGVENAGQHLILLDMNCAQGQGRYFAPPLSRDDLSRRLTSSVSLMGDES
- the modC gene encoding molybdenum ABC transporter ATP-binding protein — its product is MSIHARLQLDYPAFSLGVDLQLPGRGVSALYGPSGSGKTSCLRCLAGLEKARQAYVEVNGEVWQDSSRRLFVAPHQRPIGYVFQEASLFEHLSVRGNLEYGWRRIPRSQRKVRLDQACELLGIGHLLDRQPLNLSGGERQRVGIARALLTSPRLLLMDEPLAALDNQRKSEILPYLERLHDELEIPLVYISHSQDEVARLADYLVLIEQGKVQASGPIGETLARLDLPLALGDDAGVIVEGRVSSYDPGYQLLSLKLPDSQLQVRVAHAPMATGSRLRFKVQARDVSLSLQADSQSSILNRLPVRVTGHRLADNSAHVLVSLDACGTPLLARITRYSCDQLGVHPGQALWAQIKSVAVLA
- the modB gene encoding molybdate ABC transporter permease subunit; the encoded protein is MPLNETDLSAIWLTFKLASLTTLILLLVGTPIAWWLARTRSRLRGPVGAVVALPLVLPPTVIGFYLLLALGPHGLIGQATQALGLGTVVFSFSGLVIGSVIYSMPFVVQPLQNAFTAIGNRPLEVAATLRASPWDSFFSVVLPQARPGFITASILGFAHTVGEFGVVLMIGGNIPDKTRVVSVQIYDHVEAMEYLQAHWLAGAMLVFSFLVLLALYSSRQGKPGWS
- the modA gene encoding molybdate ABC transporter substrate-binding protein; its protein translation is MRMRAPRLAVTGACALLVTLNLNSAWADEVQVAVAANFTAPIQAIAKDFERDTGHKLVSSFGATGQFYTQIKNGAPFEVFLAADDSTPAKLEAENETVAGSRFTYAIGTLALWSAKDGYVDAKGQVLKDNQYRHLSIANPKAAPYGLAATQVLEKLKLTEATRAKLVEGQNITQAFQFVSTGNAELGFVALSQIYKDDKVTSGSAWIVPAELHDPIRQDAVVLNKGKDNQAAKALVDYLKGPKAAAIIKSYGYEI
- a CDS encoding nitronate monooxygenase family protein codes for the protein MNRWPDTRILDLLGIELPILQAPMAGATGSAMAIAVSNAGGLGSLPCATLSHEQIRQELLAFSQASSGPLNVNFFCHQAPAADAQRDARWKESLKNYYRELGADFDAPTPVSSRAPFDDAACALVEEFRPAVVSFHFGLPQPHLLDRVKATGAKVLSSATTVDEAIWLEQHGCDAIIAMGYEAGGHRGMFLSEDLGTQVGTLALVPQIVDAVKVPVIAAGGIGDARGIVAAFALGAAAVQLGTAYLFCPEAKISPAHRQALGTAKESETALTNLFTGRPARGINTRIMRELGPMSPDAPAFPLAGGALMPLRAIAEPAGSSDFSNLWSGQALRLGMELPAAELTRKLASEALAKLSH
- a CDS encoding DUF1883 domain-containing protein, producing the protein MKFVHQREHLNEDDIVVIECSQRCNIRLMSDANFRSFKNGGRHTYHGGAFDTFPAKITAPSTGFWNITIDTAGTRPSSVVRKPNFAHKIRIIRRSSSKFS